In a genomic window of Glycine max cultivar Williams 82 chromosome 13, Glycine_max_v4.0, whole genome shotgun sequence:
- the LOC100817563 gene encoding probable protein phosphatase 2C 35 isoform X1 yields the protein MGCVHGKCCTRYPSPSVSGSRDFRELGPYCAQRKHILTQSLLQFVPVPSHNFTLEYSVLTQRGYYPDSPDKENQDSFSIRTQFQGNPSVHFFGVYDGHGEFGGQCSNFVKDRLVENLSSDIALLEDPVKAYTSAFLTTNDDLHKNEIDDSLSGTTAITVLVIGNTLYVANVGDSRAVLAVKDGNRVVAEDLSSDQTPFRRDEYERVKLCGARVLSVDQVEGHKDPDIQTWGDEESQGDDPPRLWVQNGMVPGAAFTRSVGDKLAETIGVIAVPEVSTVQLTPNHLFFVVASDGVFEFLSSQTVVDMAASYSDPRDACAAIAGESYKLWLEHEGRTDDITIIIVQIKGLSNSVTSGHGASEINVSTVTRTKSKRVKGASEISATTGLDVYRSVRNGFSDLQSCPQHVVSTRSPAIVVPSPACQTPVELVQSR from the exons ATGGGTTGTGTCCATGGCAAGTGCTGTACCCGTTACCCTTCACCCTCAGTGAGTGGCTCTAGAGACTTCAGAGAACTTGGACCTTACTGTGCCCAAAGGAAGCACATTCTCACTCAGAGTTTATTGCAATTTGTTCCTGTCCCTTCCCATAACTTCACTTTGGAATACTCTGTGCTCACTCAGAGAGGGTACTATCCTGATTCACCTGATAAAGAAAACCAAGATAGTTTTAGCATTAGGACACAGTTTCAAGGCAACCCCAGTGTCCATTTCTTTGGTGTCTACGATGGACATGGCGAATTTGGTGGCCAGTGTTCAAATTTTGTTAAGGATAGGTTGGTGGAAAATTTGTCTAGTGACATTGCATTGTTGGAGGACCCTGTTAAGGCCTACACCTCTGCATTCCTGACCACGAATGATGACTTGCATAAGAATGAGATTGATGATTCTTTGAGTGGCACCACGGCAATTACGGTGCTGGTTATTGGGAACACCCTTTATGTTGCTAATGTTGGTGATTCTAGAGCAGTGCTGGCTGTTAAGGACGGGAACCGGGTTGTTGCGGAGGACTTGTCTTCTGATCAGACACCATTTAGGAGAGATGAGTATGAGAGAGTGAAGCTTTGTGGGGCAAGGGTGTTGAGTGTTGATCAGGTGGAAGGGCATAAGGATCCGGATATTCAGACTTGGGGTGATGAAGAGAGTCAGGGTGATGATCCTCCTAGGTTGTGGGTTCAGAATGGGATGGTTCCTGGAGCTGCTTTTACAAGGAGTGTTGGGGATAAGTTGGCTGAGACTATTGGTGTTATTGCTGTTCCTGAGGTGTCAACGGTTCAGCTTACACCTAACCatcttttctttgttgttgcaaGTGATGGTGTATTTGAGTTCCTATCCAGCCAAACTGTTGTTGATATG GCAGCAAGTTATTCAGATCCTCGTGATGCATGTGCTGCCATTGCTGGAGAGTCTTATAAACTATGGTTAGAACATGAGGGTCGAACAGATGATATAACAATTATCATAGTTCAGATCAAAGGCCTGTCTAAT tcAGTTACATCTGGACATGGAGCAAGTGAGATCAATGTCAGTACTGTAACAAGGACAAAGAGCAAGAGGGTAAAGGGAGCATCTGAAATATCTGCCACTACTGGGTTAGATGTGTATCGTTCAGTCAGGAATGGTTTCTCTGATTTACAGTCCTGTCCTCAGCATGTGGTCTCAACTAGAAGCCCAGCCATAGTGGTCCCCTCTCCAGCATGTCAAACTCCAGTTGAATTGGTACAGTCACGCTAG
- the LOC100817563 gene encoding probable protein phosphatase 2C 35 isoform X2, translated as MGCVHGKCCTRYPSPSVSGSRDFRELGPYCAQRKHILTQSLLQFVPVPSHNFTLEYSVLTQRGYYPDSPDKENQDSFSIRTQFQGNPSVHFFGVYDGHGEFGGQCSNFVKDRLVENLSSDIALLEDPVKAYTSAFLTTNDDLHKNEIDDSLSGTTAITVLVIGNTLYVANVGDSRAVLAVKDGNRVVAEDLSSDQTPFRRDEYERVKLCGARVLSVDQVEGHKDPDIQTWGDEESQGDDPPRLWVQNGMVPGAAFTRSVGDKLAETIGVIAVPEVSTVQLTPNHLFFVVASDGVFEFLSSQTVVDMAASYSDPRDACAAIAGESYKLWLEHEGRTDDITIIIVQIKGLSNSVTSGHGASEINVSTVTRTKSKRVKGASEISATTGLDVYRSVRNGFSDLQSCPQHVVSTRSPAIVVPSPACQTPVEL; from the exons ATGGGTTGTGTCCATGGCAAGTGCTGTACCCGTTACCCTTCACCCTCAGTGAGTGGCTCTAGAGACTTCAGAGAACTTGGACCTTACTGTGCCCAAAGGAAGCACATTCTCACTCAGAGTTTATTGCAATTTGTTCCTGTCCCTTCCCATAACTTCACTTTGGAATACTCTGTGCTCACTCAGAGAGGGTACTATCCTGATTCACCTGATAAAGAAAACCAAGATAGTTTTAGCATTAGGACACAGTTTCAAGGCAACCCCAGTGTCCATTTCTTTGGTGTCTACGATGGACATGGCGAATTTGGTGGCCAGTGTTCAAATTTTGTTAAGGATAGGTTGGTGGAAAATTTGTCTAGTGACATTGCATTGTTGGAGGACCCTGTTAAGGCCTACACCTCTGCATTCCTGACCACGAATGATGACTTGCATAAGAATGAGATTGATGATTCTTTGAGTGGCACCACGGCAATTACGGTGCTGGTTATTGGGAACACCCTTTATGTTGCTAATGTTGGTGATTCTAGAGCAGTGCTGGCTGTTAAGGACGGGAACCGGGTTGTTGCGGAGGACTTGTCTTCTGATCAGACACCATTTAGGAGAGATGAGTATGAGAGAGTGAAGCTTTGTGGGGCAAGGGTGTTGAGTGTTGATCAGGTGGAAGGGCATAAGGATCCGGATATTCAGACTTGGGGTGATGAAGAGAGTCAGGGTGATGATCCTCCTAGGTTGTGGGTTCAGAATGGGATGGTTCCTGGAGCTGCTTTTACAAGGAGTGTTGGGGATAAGTTGGCTGAGACTATTGGTGTTATTGCTGTTCCTGAGGTGTCAACGGTTCAGCTTACACCTAACCatcttttctttgttgttgcaaGTGATGGTGTATTTGAGTTCCTATCCAGCCAAACTGTTGTTGATATG GCAGCAAGTTATTCAGATCCTCGTGATGCATGTGCTGCCATTGCTGGAGAGTCTTATAAACTATGGTTAGAACATGAGGGTCGAACAGATGATATAACAATTATCATAGTTCAGATCAAAGGCCTGTCTAAT tcAGTTACATCTGGACATGGAGCAAGTGAGATCAATGTCAGTACTGTAACAAGGACAAAGAGCAAGAGGGTAAAGGGAGCATCTGAAATATCTGCCACTACTGGGTTAGATGTGTATCGTTCAGTCAGGAATGGTTTCTCTGATTTACAGTCCTGTCCTCAGCATGTGGTCTCAACTAGAAGCCCAGCCATAGTGGTCCCCTCTCCAGCATGTCAAACTCCAGTTGAATTG TAA
- the LOC100817563 gene encoding probable protein phosphatase 2C 35 isoform X4, whose product MGCVHGKCCTRYPSPSVSGSRDFRELGPYCAQRKHILTQSLLQFVPVPSHNFTLEYSVLTQRGYYPDSPDKENQDSFSIRTQFQGNPSVHFFGVYDGHGEFGGQCSNFVKDRLVENLSSDIALLEDPVKAYTSAFLTTNDDLHKNEIDDSLSGTTAITVLVIGNTLYVANVGDSRAVLAVKDGNRVVAEDLSSDQTPFRRDEYERVKLCGARVLSVDQVEGHKDPDIQTWGDEESQGDDPPRLWVQNGMVPGAAFTRSVGDKLAETIGVIAVPEVSTVQLTPNHLFFVVASDGVFEFLSSQTVVDMAASYSDPRDACAAIAGESYKLWLEHEGRTDDITIIIVQIKGLSNLHLDMEQVRSMSVL is encoded by the exons ATGGGTTGTGTCCATGGCAAGTGCTGTACCCGTTACCCTTCACCCTCAGTGAGTGGCTCTAGAGACTTCAGAGAACTTGGACCTTACTGTGCCCAAAGGAAGCACATTCTCACTCAGAGTTTATTGCAATTTGTTCCTGTCCCTTCCCATAACTTCACTTTGGAATACTCTGTGCTCACTCAGAGAGGGTACTATCCTGATTCACCTGATAAAGAAAACCAAGATAGTTTTAGCATTAGGACACAGTTTCAAGGCAACCCCAGTGTCCATTTCTTTGGTGTCTACGATGGACATGGCGAATTTGGTGGCCAGTGTTCAAATTTTGTTAAGGATAGGTTGGTGGAAAATTTGTCTAGTGACATTGCATTGTTGGAGGACCCTGTTAAGGCCTACACCTCTGCATTCCTGACCACGAATGATGACTTGCATAAGAATGAGATTGATGATTCTTTGAGTGGCACCACGGCAATTACGGTGCTGGTTATTGGGAACACCCTTTATGTTGCTAATGTTGGTGATTCTAGAGCAGTGCTGGCTGTTAAGGACGGGAACCGGGTTGTTGCGGAGGACTTGTCTTCTGATCAGACACCATTTAGGAGAGATGAGTATGAGAGAGTGAAGCTTTGTGGGGCAAGGGTGTTGAGTGTTGATCAGGTGGAAGGGCATAAGGATCCGGATATTCAGACTTGGGGTGATGAAGAGAGTCAGGGTGATGATCCTCCTAGGTTGTGGGTTCAGAATGGGATGGTTCCTGGAGCTGCTTTTACAAGGAGTGTTGGGGATAAGTTGGCTGAGACTATTGGTGTTATTGCTGTTCCTGAGGTGTCAACGGTTCAGCTTACACCTAACCatcttttctttgttgttgcaaGTGATGGTGTATTTGAGTTCCTATCCAGCCAAACTGTTGTTGATATG GCAGCAAGTTATTCAGATCCTCGTGATGCATGTGCTGCCATTGCTGGAGAGTCTTATAAACTATGGTTAGAACATGAGGGTCGAACAGATGATATAACAATTATCATAGTTCAGATCAAAGGCCTGTCTAAT TTACATCTGGACATGGAGCAAGTGAGATCAATGTCAGTACTGTAA
- the LOC100817563 gene encoding probable protein phosphatase 2C 35 isoform X3 produces the protein MGCVHGKCCTRYPSPSVSGSRDFRELGPYCAQRKHILTQSLLQFVPVPSHNFTLEYSVLTQRGYYPDSPDKENQDSFSIRTQFQGNPSVHFFGVYDGHGEFGGQCSNFVKDRLVENLSSDIALLEDPVKAYTSAFLTTNDDLHKNEIDDSLSGTTAITVLVIGNTLYVANVGDSRAVLAVKDGNRVVAEDLSSDQTPFRRDEYERVKLCGARVLSVDQVEGHKDPDIQTWGDEESQGDDPPRLWVQNGMVPGAAFTRSVGDKLAETIGVIAVPEVSTVQLTPNHLFFVVASDGVFEFLSSQTVVDMSVTSGHGASEINVSTVTRTKSKRVKGASEISATTGLDVYRSVRNGFSDLQSCPQHVVSTRSPAIVVPSPACQTPVELVQSR, from the exons ATGGGTTGTGTCCATGGCAAGTGCTGTACCCGTTACCCTTCACCCTCAGTGAGTGGCTCTAGAGACTTCAGAGAACTTGGACCTTACTGTGCCCAAAGGAAGCACATTCTCACTCAGAGTTTATTGCAATTTGTTCCTGTCCCTTCCCATAACTTCACTTTGGAATACTCTGTGCTCACTCAGAGAGGGTACTATCCTGATTCACCTGATAAAGAAAACCAAGATAGTTTTAGCATTAGGACACAGTTTCAAGGCAACCCCAGTGTCCATTTCTTTGGTGTCTACGATGGACATGGCGAATTTGGTGGCCAGTGTTCAAATTTTGTTAAGGATAGGTTGGTGGAAAATTTGTCTAGTGACATTGCATTGTTGGAGGACCCTGTTAAGGCCTACACCTCTGCATTCCTGACCACGAATGATGACTTGCATAAGAATGAGATTGATGATTCTTTGAGTGGCACCACGGCAATTACGGTGCTGGTTATTGGGAACACCCTTTATGTTGCTAATGTTGGTGATTCTAGAGCAGTGCTGGCTGTTAAGGACGGGAACCGGGTTGTTGCGGAGGACTTGTCTTCTGATCAGACACCATTTAGGAGAGATGAGTATGAGAGAGTGAAGCTTTGTGGGGCAAGGGTGTTGAGTGTTGATCAGGTGGAAGGGCATAAGGATCCGGATATTCAGACTTGGGGTGATGAAGAGAGTCAGGGTGATGATCCTCCTAGGTTGTGGGTTCAGAATGGGATGGTTCCTGGAGCTGCTTTTACAAGGAGTGTTGGGGATAAGTTGGCTGAGACTATTGGTGTTATTGCTGTTCCTGAGGTGTCAACGGTTCAGCTTACACCTAACCatcttttctttgttgttgcaaGTGATGGTGTATTTGAGTTCCTATCCAGCCAAACTGTTGTTGATATG tcAGTTACATCTGGACATGGAGCAAGTGAGATCAATGTCAGTACTGTAACAAGGACAAAGAGCAAGAGGGTAAAGGGAGCATCTGAAATATCTGCCACTACTGGGTTAGATGTGTATCGTTCAGTCAGGAATGGTTTCTCTGATTTACAGTCCTGTCCTCAGCATGTGGTCTCAACTAGAAGCCCAGCCATAGTGGTCCCCTCTCCAGCATGTCAAACTCCAGTTGAATTGGTACAGTCACGCTAG
- the LOC100817727 gene encoding SAC3 family protein B, with product MSSYQGFGKSSGPTAPLKSQPYFGLTNPSPSPVPAPSSQPTPRSIDSSSWSDGQKLLYKDLGTHIPERPSPVTTFIATHDSTTGVTARISRFPNPERTRSPPISYSDLDTDTPERPSPVTTFIASRDSATGVTARISRFPNPEKTRSPPISYADLDIDTPERPSPVTTFIASRDTATGVTTRISRFPNPERTRSPPISYADVEALRNSDQTVLRNKPSLSPPRLGSTSNVPRTVPHSQIHQKSFPSNVSEATVSKPISSTAPKRSRSPPPSFAANVTLEGNSISSEDNSEREMLAKAKRLARFKVELSKSEQNNDDIPNQTAFANRHEQSVLEQKYVRGNLMDSARNFTNGLAVSDNEGLETSNLIIGLCPDMCPESERGERERKGDLDQYERADGDRNVTSRLLAVKKYTRTAEREAILIRPMPILQKTIDYLLTLLDQPYDERFLGVYNFLWDRMRAIRMDLRMQHIFNQRAITMLEQMIKLHIIAMHELCEYTKGEGFSEGFDAHLNIEQMNKTSVDLFQMYDDHRKKGINIPTEKEFRGYYALLKLDKHPGYKVEPAELSLEIAKMTPEIRQTPEVLFSRSVARACRTGNFIAFFRLARKATYLQACLMHAHFSKLRTQALASLHSGLQNSQGLPVAHVANWLAMEDEGIEGLLEYHGFLLKTFEEPYMVKEGPFLNVDVDFSTKCSKLVLKKRSGRILEDVSPSIQAESPRVETVKEIQMRKVYKHEPQVVSAVENDTSVQILDEEIPDAEAIFSPKDSKSGKAFKDVQDNRKDHNMSTTSPSLLSFPFPNIIPEPQLPRIDVLKDTNSDLIARGSPKRNLPSNVDGRPLEIVPKAAPPESSLGNSFFVPPPVARGISKDESLIIHQEHHDEIDEVRENCQDEEIAEAKLKLFLRLWRRRASKLRRLREERQLASNAALNSMPLGPPIQHYINRPGNFNKFDIDIAMRERYENQEKSWSRLNVSNIVADTLGRRNPDAKCLCWKIILCSQMNSGYEMGAAGTWLTSKFMPSSDEDAVISSPGLVIWRKWISSQSGINPTCYLSVVRDTAFGSLDEAVSGAGAVMFLVSESISWELQRSHLHNLLMSIPSGACLPLLILCSSYDERFSSAIINELGLQSIDKLKISSFLLVFLSENQQQMEHLGGFFSDTRLREGLQWLAGESPLQPNLGCVKIRELVHAHLNSFSEMLDIAINSNVGPNDYVSLFNEALDRSTKEIIATANSNPTGWPCPEIGLLDKFCDEDRVVKMCLPTLGWSSSVKTEPTICALQNCKLPNFPDDISWLARGSKVGHEIESHRIQLENCLIQYLAHTSKTMGISLATKEARVTMQSCARLELRGSSYHVVPHWGMIFRRIFNWRLMGLSSREVSTAYIAECHHVALPNVSSETWLSYYPDASLDEIISVSCNSPLPVNDQLRPDALQSPPHRDSNDVFHETVNVMYTESNLPIDKLPSMDTTGTYGLYSANSNSGALTNGKPTKEADKLSKLLEQCNLLQDGIDKKLFLYF from the exons atgtCATCGTATCAGGGATTTGGGAAGAGTTCAGGACCCACCGCACCACTCAAATCCCAACCCTATTTCGGTCTCACTAACCCTTCTCCTTCACCTGTTCCTGCTCCTTCGTCGCAACCCACACCCAG ATCCATTGACTCTTCCAGTTGGAGTGATGGACAGAAACTGCTCTATAAAGATTTGGGTACCCATATTCCTGAAAGGCCATCTCCAGTCACAACATTTATTGCTACACATGATTCCACAACTGGTGTTACAGCCAGAATTTCAAGATTTCCAAACCCAGAGAGAACCAGATCTCCTCCTATATCATATTCAGATTTGGATACTGATACTCCAGAAAGGCCATCTCCAGTCACAACTTTTATTGCTTCACGTGATTCCGCAACTGGTGTTACAGCCAGAATTTCAAGATTTCCAAACCCAGAGAAAACCAGATCTCCTCCTATATCATATGCAGATTTGGATATTGATACTCCAGAAAGGCCATCTCCAGTCACAACATTTATTGCTTCACGTGATACCGCAACTGGTGTTACTACCAGAATTTCAAGATTTCCGAACCCTGAGAGAACCAGATCTCCTCCTATATCATATGCAGATGTTGAAGCTTTGAGGAATTCTGATCAAACTGTTCTAAGAAATAA GCCTTCTCTGTCTCCTCCTAGACTGGGAAGTACATCAAATGTTCCGAGGACTGTCCCTCATTCTCAAATTCACCAGAAATCTTTCCCGTCTAATGTTTCTGAAGCCACTGTAAGCAAGCCCATCAGCTCCACTGCTCCTAAAAGATCAAGATCACCTCCTCCATCATTTGCAGCCAATGTAACCCTTGAAGGAAACTCAATTTCCTCAGAAGACAACTCTGAACG TGAAATGTTAGCCAAGGCAAAGCGTTTAGCTCGGTTCAAGGTAGAACTAAGCAAATCTGAACAAAATAATGATGATATTCCCAATCAGACGGCTTTTGCAAATAGACATGAACAATCTGTGTTGGAGCAGAAATATGTGAGAGGGAATTTAATGGATTCAGCTAGAAACTTTACCAATGGTCTTGCTGTTTCTGACAATGAAGGCTTGGAAACATCCAATTTAATTATTGGCTTATGTCCAGATATGTGTCCTG AGTCAGAAAGGGGAGAACGAGAAAGAAAAGGGGATCTTGACCAATATGAACGTGCGGATGGGGATAGAAATGTAACTAGCAGACTTCttgcagttaagaag TATACTAGGACAGCAGAGAGGGAAGCCATTTTGATCCGGCCTATGCCTATCCTGCAAAAGACAATTGATTATCTGCTCACTTTGCTAGATCAGCCTTATGATGAAAGGTTTCTTGGTGTATACAACTTCTTGTGGGATAGGATGAGAGCAATTCGAATGGACCTCAGAATGCAGCACATTTTCAATCAAAGGGCTATTACTATGCTGGAACAGATG ATAAAATTACATATCATTGCAATGCATGAATTATGTGAATACACTAAAGGAGAAGGATTTTCCGAGGGCTTTGATGCTCATCTCAATATTGAACAGATGAACAAAACTTCAGTTGATCTGTTCCAGATGTATGATGATCACAGAAAGAAAGGAATCAATATTCCCACCGAAAAAGAGTTTCGAGGCTATTATGCTCTTCTTAAACTGGATAAGCACCCTGGTTACAAA GTTGAACCTGCAGAGCTCTCACTTGAAATTGCTAAGATGACTCCAGAGATTAGGCAGACTCCAGAAGTTCTATTTTCTCGCAGTGTAGCAAG AGCGTGCCGAACAGGTAATTTTATTGCCTTCTTTCGGCTTGCAAGAAAAGCAACTTATCTTCAAGCATGCCTAATGCATGCTCACTTTTCTAAG TTGCGTACCCAGGCACTTGCTTCTCTGCATTCTGGTCTACAGAATAGCCAAGGTCTCCCTGTTGCTCATGTTGCTAACTGGCTTGCTATGGAG GATGAAGGTATAGAGGGTCTCTTGGAGTATCATGGATTCTTGCTAAAAACATTTGAAGAGCCATACATGGTGAAGGAAGGCCCATTTCTCAATGTTGATGTTGACTTTTCCACAAAGTGTTCAAAACTTGTGCTCAAGAAAAGGTCTGGAAGGATACTCGAGGATGTTTCACCCTCAATTCAAGCTGAATCACCACGTGTTGAGACTGTGAAAGAGATTCAGATGAGGAAGGTATACAAGCATGAACCACAAGTAGTTTCAGCTGTTGAAAATGATACTTCTGTGCAGATACTTGATGAGGAAATTCCAGACGCTGAAGCTATTTTCTCCCCAAAGGATAGTAAATCAGGAAAGGCATTTAAGGATGTTCAGGACAATCGAAAAGATCACAATATGTCCACTACTAGTCCATCACTGTTGAGCTTCCCTTTTCCTAATATTATACCTGAACCACAACTTCCTAGAATTGACGTTTTAAAGGATACCAATTCCGATTTAATTGCAAGAGGTTCTCCAAAGAGAAACTTGCCGTCTAATGTTGATGGAAGGCCATTGGAGATTGTACCCAAAGCAGCTCCACCAGAAAGTTCATTAGGGAATAGTTTTTTTGTGCCACCTCCTGTGGCCCGGGGTATATCCAAGGATGAGTCTCTGATTATTCACCAAGAACATCACGATGAAATTGATGAAGTTAGAGAAAATTGTCAAGATGAAGAAATTGCTGAGGCCAAGCTGAAGTTGTTCTTAAG GTTATGGAGGAGGCGAGCATCAAAATTAAGAAGATTACGGGAAGAGAGGCAATTAGCATCAAATGCTGCACTAAACTCGATGCCATTGGGCCCCCCAATTCAACATTATATTAAT CGACCTGGTAACTTCAACAAGTTTGACATTGATATAGCTATGAGGGAGAGATATGAAAACCAGGAAAAATCATGGTCGAGACTTAATGTTTCCAATATAGTTGCTGATACACTAGGCCGAAGAAATCCAGATGCTAAATGCTTGTGCTGGAAGATCATTCTATGCTCTCAGATGAACAGTGGATATGAAATGGGAGCGGCAGGCACTTGGTTGACCTCAAAGTTCATGCCTTCTAGTGATGAAGATGCGGTTATTTCATCTCCTGGCTTGGTAATATGGAGGAAATGGATTTCTAGTCAATCTGGCATCAACCCTACCTGCTATCTCTCTGTAGTTAGGGATACAGCATTTGGTAGTCTAGATGAGGCGGTATCTGGGGCAGGTGCGGTTATGTTTCTTGTGTCTGAGAGCATCTCATGGGAACTTCAGAGATCTCATCTTCATAATCTTCTGATGTCAATTCCCTCTGGGGCCTGCTTGCCTCTGCTGATCTTATGCAGCTCATACGATGAAAGGTTCTCTTCTGCTATTATCAATGAGCTGGGTCTTCAAAGCATTGATAAATTGAAGATTAGTAGCTTTCTGCTTGTTTTTCTTAGTGAAAACCAGCAGCAGATGGAACACTTGGGTGGATTTTTCAGTGATACACGATTAAGGGAAGGGCTGCAATGGCTGGCAGGTGAATCACCCTTGCAACCCAACCTTGGCTGTGTGAAAATACGAGAACTTGTTCACGCCCATCTTAATTCTTTCTCAGAGATGCTGGACATTGCCATTAACTCCAACGTGGGTCCTAATGACTATGTTTCATTGTTCAATGAAGCCTTAGATCGTTCAACTAAAGAAATTATTGCTACTGCCAATTCAAATCCTACTGGTTGGCCTTGTCCAGAAATTGGTTTACTTGACAAGTTTTGTGATGAAGATAGAGTAGTAAAAATGTGCTTGCCAACTTTGGGGTGGAGCTCAAGTGTGAAAACCGAACCAACTATTTGTGCTTTGCAAAACTGTAAGCTCCCTAATTTCCCTGATGATATATCATGGTTGGCCAGAGGTTCTAAAGTTGGACATGAGATTGAAAGCCACAGGATACAGCTTGAGAATTGCTTGATCCAGTACTTGGCTCATACTAGTAAGACGATGGGAATTTCTTTGGCAACAAAAGAGGCGCGTGTCACAATGCAAAGCTGTGCTAGACTTGAGCTGCGTGGCTCAAGCTACCATGTAGTTCCACATTGGGGTATGATTTTTCGTCGAATTTTCAACTGGCGTTTAATGGGTTTATCTAGCAGGGAAGTCTCTACGGCTTACATCGCAGAATGCCATCATGTTGCTCTTCCAAATGTGAGCTCCGAAACATGGCTGTCTTATTATCCAGATGCGTCTTTAGATGAAATAATCAGTGTTAGCTGTAACTCTCCTCTTCCCGTTAATGATCAGCTGAGGCCGGATGCCCTTCAAAGTCCTCCACATAGGGATTCAAATGATGTATTCCATGAGACTGTTAACGTGATGTATACTGAAAGCAATCTTCCAATTGATAAATTACCTAGCATGGATACAACTGGAACATATGGTTTATACAGTGCTAATTCTAACAGTGGAGCATTAACGAATGGGAAACCAACCAAAGAAGCTGACAAGTTAAGCAAATTATTGGAGCAATGTAACTTGCTGCAGGATGGCATAGATAAGAagctttttttatacttttaa
- the LOC100499893 gene encoding Peptide methionine sulfoxide reductase B5-like: MAAPTPIQKTEEEWKVILSPEQFRILRQKGTELKGTGEYNKFYEEGIYNCAGCGTPLYKSSTKFDSGCGWPAFFEGFPGAIDRSPDPDGRRTEITCAACGGHLGHVFKGEGFKTPTDERHCVNSISVKFVPGNASSSI, translated from the exons ATGGCTGCACCAACACCGATTCAGAAAACTGAAGAGGAGTGGAAGGTCATTCTCTCCCCCGAGCAGTTTCGGATCCTTCGCCAGAAAGGAACTGA ATTGAAGGGTACAGGAGAATATAACAAGTTTTATGAAGAAGGAATTTACAACTGTGCTGGCTGTGGGACTCCTCTTTACAAGTCTTCAACCAAGTTTGATTCTGGTTGTGGTTGGCCTGCTTTCTTTGAGGGTTTTCCCGGTGCCATCGATCGATCC CCTGACCCAGATGGGAGGAGGACTGAGATAACTTGTGCAGCATGTGGTGGGCACTTGGGTCATGTTTTCAAAGGAGAGGGATTCAAGACCCCAACTGATGAACGCCATTGTGTCAATAGTATTTCTGTCAAATTTGTTCCAGGAAATGCTAGTTCTTCAATATGA
- the LOC100818254 gene encoding uncharacterized protein, producing MEQLPANRSEAKPLAAPPQVLHQSDVDDDDENVNQLDECSSLYRLMQDCVVRTNRNWKECQPEVYALRECFEKRKNKQGK from the exons atggagcaGTTACCGGCGAACCGGAGCGAAGCAAAACCGTTGGCGGCGCCGCCGCAAGTCCTTCATCAGAGCGACGTGGACGACGATGACGAGAACGTGAATCAGCTCGATGAATGCTCTTCTCTCTATCGCTTGATGCAG GATTGCGTTGTTCGAACAAACAGGAATTGGAAAGAATGCCAACCAG AGGTATACGCTTTGAGGGAATgttttgaaaagagaaagaacaagCAAGGAAAGTAG